One window from the genome of Sesamum indicum cultivar Zhongzhi No. 13 linkage group LG15, S_indicum_v1.0, whole genome shotgun sequence encodes:
- the LOC105177986 gene encoding protein AE7-like 1: protein MTLGLINANPVVHAKKERVARNDDSHAEDAVDPLEIYDYVRDIRDPEHPYSLEQLSVLSEESITVDEKLGRILITFTPTIQHCSMATVIGLCLREKLKDCFPPHFKVDIKVAPGSHANEESVNKQLNDKERVAAALENPNLRQLVDECLYSSEL from the exons ATGACTCTGGGTCTGATCAACGCCAACCCTGTGGTCCACGCTAAGAAGGAAAGGGTCGCCCGCAACGACGATTCCCACGCCGAAGACGCCGTCGATCCCCTCGAAATTTATG ATTATGTGAGGGATATAAGAGATCCGGAGCACCCGTATTCTCTGGAGCAGCTGAGCGTCCTCTCTGAGGAGTCTATTACTGTTGATGAGAAGCTTGGCCGTATTCT GATAACATTTACCCCGACTATCCAGCATTGCAGCATGGCAACAGTGATTGGTTTGTGCTTAAGAGAGAAACTGAAGGATTGTTTTCCTCCACATTTCAAG GTCGACATTAAAGTGGCTCCTGGATCGCATGCAAACGAGGAATCAG TTAATAAGCAGTTAAATGATAAAGAAAGAGTGGCTGCAGCATTGGAGAATCCCAACCTCCGCCAACTAGTAGACGAGTGCCTTTATTCCAGCGAACTTTGA